The following DNA comes from Ignavibacteriales bacterium.
TAAGTAAAGAAAAACTGATAATACTATTGATGTGAGAAAAACAAAAAGGTATGCTGTAGAAAATATTCTCTTCTTTTCACTTTTGTCATTTAAGGATGCATATTTCATGAATGCCGCATCCATTCCATAAATGAAAACAATATTTAGAAAAGCTAGATAAGCATATATATTAGAGTAGATACCAAAATCGTGTGTATTGATTACGTTTGTGTAAAATGGGACAAGAAAAAATCCAAGGAATCTTCCTATAATAGTACTAATGCCGTATATGGCGGTGTCTTTGGTGAGTTCTTTTATTTTTTCTATCATTTCAATACAGGATTAAACCGAAGAAAAGAATCTCCGGCAAAAATTAAAATTTACTTACTAAAATATTTTGTCAGCGCTTCAACATAAATTTTAGGCGGGCGCACGGCTTTCTTTGTATCTAATCTAATGAATACGTGAGTTGTAAATCCTTCGGCAATCAATTCATCAGAACCTTTCCGCTTAACAATATATTCAATATGAACCTTTGGAGAATGTAAAACTTTAACCGTTGCCTGGATTTGTAAGATGTCGTCATATACAGCAGGATTAAAATATTTCAAACCGGCTTCAATCAAAGGTAATTGATACCCGTCTTTTTCCACCTCTGAATAAGCCAATCCCGCAGCACGTAATAATTCTGTTCTGCCAACTTCAAAGTATTCTAAATATTTTCCATTGTAAACGAATTGCATTTTGTCTGTATCGGCGTAACGGACACGAATTTCTGTCGTGTGAGTGAGCATTTATTTTCCTGATATATGAAAATTATTTTTTTCTTATTAAATAAATATCCTGCGGTGAGTTTGTACCGCTGGTTCCGGCAATAAATTCCAATAATTCAAAACCATCTAGAAGATTTTCTTCAACGTATTTTCTGGTCTGATAAACCGTGCATTTATTATCGCCCTCCACCAATTGGTTAACAGTAAAGATCCCTTTATTAGACAGTTCTACAAATTCCATTTTTGTCAAATTTGAAAAGGTGCTCTCTCCATGTGTGGTAAAATAAAATGAGCCGCCGGTTTTCAGAATTCTGTTGAACTCTTTCATCCATTCTTTTTGCAGATCCGGACCGATATGCGTAAAAACTGAACGTGCATAGATCAAGTTAAACATTTCATTTTGGTAAGTCAGCGGCGGTGCGATTTCATTAACAGAAAAATTTCCGAATGGTAAATTTTTGTTAGACCATTTAATCAATTCAGGATTAAGATCACTTCCAAAATAATTATTGTTTTTCGAGTATGAATAAAAATGTCTTATAATTCTTCCGCAGCCGCATCCGAAATCGAGTATACTTAATGATGAGTCAAGTTTTATTTGATTCTTCTCAAGTACATTTTTCATCATTTCAAAAACTTGTTTGCCGGAATTCCAGTAAACACCACTCCACCGCAATCCAATTATCAAAAATATCAATCCGGAATCAGGTGCAGGAAATCCGTCCGGCAAACCGTTACGTCTGAATTTTTGCTCATTAATTAAAATAGCCGGCGAGAAAGTTTTTGCCGAGTTATAAAATGATCTTACCTTATCAATCAATCCTAATTCAGTTAAGATTTGCTTCACCGCAGATTTCAATAAAGGGACTCCTAACTTTCTTGATAAACTCCCATCTTTGCAAATTTTTCTAAACGATTTTGTACCAGTTTTTCCGGTTTGATTTTCAAAAGCGTTTCAAGTTCTTCCTTGAGTATTGCTTTAAGAGTAACAGCCATTTTCGAATGATCTTTATGCGCACCGCCAAGAGGTTCCGGAACAATCCGGTCTATAATGCCTTGAGCTAACAAATCTTCTGCAGTAAGTTTCAATGCCTCGGCTGCAGTTTCTTTATACTCCCAGCTCCGCCATAAAATACTAGAACATGATTCCGGACTGATTACGGAATACCAGGTATTCTGCAGCATTAAAATTCTGTCGCCAACTCCAATTCCCAATGCACCGCCGCTTGCGCCTTCTCCGATAATTGTAACAACTATTGGAACACGCAGACGGCTCATCTCAAAAAGATTTTTAGCAATAGCTTCAGCTTGCCCGCGTTCTTCAGCTTCAAGACCGGGATACGCACCGGGAGTGTCGATCAAAGTGATTACGGGCATTTTGAATTTTTCCGCAAGTTTCATCAACCGCAATGCCTTCCGATAACCTTCAGGATTCGACATCCCAAAATTTCTGTATAAATTTGATTTTGTATCGCGTCCTTTTTGATGACCGATTATCATAACTTTTTGGTCATCAATTTTGGCAAAGCCGCCAACAATTGCTTTATCATCCTTATAAAACCGATCTCCATGAAGTTCAATAAAATTTTCGGTAATCATGTAGATATAATCCAAAGTATATGGTCGTTCAGGATGACGCGCGAGCTGTACCCTTTGCCAACGGGTTAGATTGTCATAAATTTCTTTTTTCAAGTCAAGCACCTTTTCTTCGAGAGTTTTTACCTCTTTTGCGATGTCAAGACGTCCCTCATACTTTCGCATCTCTTCGATTTTATTTTCGAGTTCAATGATTGGTTTTTCAAAATCCAGTATATTTTTTGCCATTTTAATTACATCCTAAAAAACATTTTCGAAATCGTTTTCCCCATTATTTCAAGGTCGAGCCAAATATTTTGATTTTTTGCATAAAAGATATCGAGCTTTTTCATCTCTTCTTCATCGGACTGAGATAAATTTTCAATAAACCAAAATCCGGTCAATCCTTTTTTACCAACATACAATTCACCGTGATAAGACGATTCTCGTGGTCCGACAAAACTTTTCTTAGCTGCGAATACACTCGGGGTCTCAAGAATGAATTGAAAAAATTTATTTTTTTCCGAGGCGAACTTCTGAAATAAATATATGAAAGGATAAACCAAAAACAAAATTAGGAGGCTTAAGACAAGATCAAACGATCGTTTGAACGCACGTTGAAAATATGAAGAAATATTATATTGAACTTTGAGAAGAGGAATATCATCCAGCATAGTTATTGATGACTTCCCCACTAGATAATCCGATTCCTTTCCCGCAACAAGGAACTCAACATTCTCGCCCTGGCATTCGGCAACAAGAGCAAACATTCGATTGAACGAGAGATCATCCGAAGAAAAAATTACCTTATCAATTTTTTCATCTAATATAATTTTTTTGATGTTTTCAACTGTTCCAAGAATTTTGAAATTTCCGATACTTCCGCCGACATTTTTCCTAGTTAGACCAATCAATCCGACAACTTTATACAATCTTGTGAAAGTAGTCTTTAACTTTGCCGCAAGTTCTTCTGCTTTAGTTTCGCTTGCCACTATGAGTGTACGGGATTTTCTAGTATCGGTTTCTAAACCCAATTTGAAAATTACTTTTAAAGTAATCCGCCACAACAATAAAACTGCAATTGCGAGTCCGTAACTAATAAGAACAACTGCCCGGCTGAAAGCAAAT
Coding sequences within:
- a CDS encoding thioesterase family protein yields the protein MLTHTTEIRVRYADTDKMQFVYNGKYLEYFEVGRTELLRAAGLAYSEVEKDGYQLPLIEAGLKYFNPAVYDDILQIQATVKVLHSPKVHIEYIVKRKGSDELIAEGFTTHVFIRLDTKKAVRPPKIYVEALTKYFSK
- a CDS encoding class I SAM-dependent methyltransferase; its protein translation is MKQILTELGLIDKVRSFYNSAKTFSPAILINEQKFRRNGLPDGFPAPDSGLIFLIIGLRWSGVYWNSGKQVFEMMKNVLEKNQIKLDSSLSILDFGCGCGRIIRHFYSYSKNNNYFGSDLNPELIKWSNKNLPFGNFSVNEIAPPLTYQNEMFNLIYARSVFTHIGPDLQKEWMKEFNRILKTGGSFYFTTHGESTFSNLTKMEFVELSNKGIFTVNQLVEGDNKCTVYQTRKYVEENLLDGFELLEFIAGTSGTNSPQDIYLIRKK
- a CDS encoding acetyl-CoA carboxylase carboxyltransferase subunit alpha; translated protein: MAKNILDFEKPIIELENKIEEMRKYEGRLDIAKEVKTLEEKVLDLKKEIYDNLTRWQRVQLARHPERPYTLDYIYMITENFIELHGDRFYKDDKAIVGGFAKIDDQKVMIIGHQKGRDTKSNLYRNFGMSNPEGYRKALRLMKLAEKFKMPVITLIDTPGAYPGLEAEERGQAEAIAKNLFEMSRLRVPIVVTIIGEGASGGALGIGVGDRILMLQNTWYSVISPESCSSILWRSWEYKETAAEALKLTAEDLLAQGIIDRIVPEPLGGAHKDHSKMAVTLKAILKEELETLLKIKPEKLVQNRLEKFAKMGVYQES